CTGACCGCCATGATTTATCTTCTTTAGCTTATCAAGGTGGAGGATTGGGGATCCAAGAAAAAAAAATAATTCAATTAAAAAATTTATTTCTAAGAGGTTTTATTCCGGACTTAACTATTTATTTAGACGTTTTTCCAAAAATTGGTTTAAAAAGAGCATTGAATAGAAATTCATTGGATCGAATTGAACGTAGAAAACTAGAATTCTTTAAAAAAACTAGAAAAATTTATCTAAAAAACACACAATCAGATCAAAAAATTATTAAGATTAATGCTAATTTAAATATTAATACTGTTCAAAAAAATATTAAAAAAAAAATATTAAATTGGCTTAAACAGCAAATCATATGAAATTATATCCTTGGTTACTTAAACCATATAACAATATTATTCAACAATATCAAATAAAAAAAGCTCATCATGCTATTTTAATTAAAACTTCAAAAGGAATGGGTGTATCAAAATTAATTTGGTTTATCAGCAAATGGATATTATGTCTGGATCCTATCGGAACAAATTTTTGTAATAAATGTCATGGATGTAAATTAATGTCTATTCAAAATCATCCAGATTGGCATTATTGTAAATCTAAAAACAATGATCTGTTTAATATCGATGAGATGAGAATAATTAACGAAAAAATATTCAAATGTTCACAACAAGGTGGATCTAAAATTATTTTTTTTCCAGATACTGAAAAATTAACAGAATCAGCAGTGAATGCTTTTTTAAAAACATTAGAAGAACCACCAAACAATACTTGGTTTTTTTTAGTAAATTATAATAATTTAAGTTTACATTATACATTAAATAGTCGTTGTCTAATATATAAATTATTTGTTCCAAATGAAAAAGATAGTTTAACTTGGTTAAAAAAATCTACTAAAAAAAAAGATAAATCATGTTTAACTTCACTACGAATCAATCAAGGTTCTCCTATATATGCAAAAAAATTTATTAATAGCCAAATATGGATAGAACGAATAAATTTTTATAAATGTTTATTTCATGCTTGTCAAAATAGAAATTTATTAAAAATATTACCAATATTAAATAACAAGAATAGTATTGTCTATATCAACTGGATATGTTTTTTACTATTAGATTCTATTAAATTTAGTTTTAATCAAAAGGAATATTTAACTAATTTGGATCAAATAGAACTGATTGAATTTTTTTCTGATAATTACAAAACTATTATTTTAGATGTTAGTATTCGAACTTGGATGAAATGTCGATACAGATTATTAAATATATCTGGAATAAATCATGAGTTACTATTATTAGAACAATTATTAAAATGGGAAAAAATTTTGAATTTTATATTTAAAATTTAATAATTAAAAAATTGAAATAAAAAGAGATGAAATTATGTTCTTAATTGATTCACATTGTCATTTTGATCGATTAAATTATGATTTATTGCATACGAATATAGAAGATGTGTTAAAAAAGTCTTTTAATAATGATGTAAAAAAATTTTTAACTGTATCTACTTCCATAAATAATTTTTATAAAATTAATCAATTATGCAAAAAAAATATTTCCATTCTTTATTCTTGCGGTGTTCACCCTTTAAATTGTCAAAAAGAAATAATTAATTTTAATACAATAGAAAAAATTACTGAAAAAATAGAAAAATTATCTTCTATACCACGTGTAATAGCAATAGGTGAAACTGGTTTAGATTATCATTATTCATCTGAAAATAAAAACATTCAAAAAAAATTTTTTCGTAAACACATTCGCACTGCAATAAAATTAAAAAAACCAATTATAGTTCATTCTCGTAATGCGATGGATGATACTATCCAAATATTGAAAGAAGAAAATGCAGAAATATGCACAGGAATATTACATTCATTTAATGATAACTATCATTCAGTATCTAAATTATTAGACATAGGTTTTTATATTTCTTTTTCTGGAATAATTACTTTTAAAAATTCTATAGAATTACGTTCTATAATTAAAAAAATACCATTAGAACGTTTATTAATAGAAACAGATTCACCTTATCTAACACCTGTTCCTTATCGAGGACAAGAAAATCAACCTGCATATTTATTAGAAATAGCAAAAACAATATCTATCTTGAAAAAGATAAACATAGAAAAAATTTCACAAATGACAACGGATAACTTTCATAGATTATTTAATCTATAAAAAATTAATAACAATTTTATAAAAATATATCAGATGAAATATATCTGAAAATTTTAGAATATATTTAGGAGTTCTTCAAATATGTTTAAAAATACTTTTGCTAACCTTCAAAAAGTAGGCAAATCACTTATGCTACCTGTTTCAGTTTTGCCTATTGCAGGTATACTTCTTGGAATAGGATCTGCACATTTTAGTTTATTACCTGATATTGTTTCTCAAATAATGGCTCAAACAGGTAGTTCTGTATTTAATAATATGCCATTAATTTTTGCTATTGGCGTTGCTCTTGGTTTTACTAAAAATGATGGTGTTGCAGCTCTAGCTGCAGTAGTTGCTTATGGTATTTTAACTCAAACGTTATTTTTAGTTGAACCTATAATTTTACATACTACTATTGATGTTATAAAAGATAATCATCTTACAGATACTGGTATACTCGGAGGTATTATTGCAGGAGCTATTTCAGCATATATGTTTAATAAATTTTATCGTATTCAATTACCTGAATATTTAGGTTTTTTCGCTGGTAAAAGATTTGTTCCTATAATTTCAGGATTATCTGCTATATTAATAGGCTTAATATTATCAATAATATGGCCTCCTATTGGACATGGTATTCAAATTTTTTCTAAATGGGCTGCTTATCAAAATCCTATTCTTGCTTTTGCGCTTTATGGTTTAGTAGAAAGAGCGTTAGTACCATTTGGATTACATCATATATGGAACGTACCATTCCAAATGCAAATTGGTGAATATACTAATTCTATTGGACAAGTATTTCACGGAGACATTGCAAGGTATATGGCTGGTGATACTACTGCTGGTAATTTATCAGGAGGATTTATTTTTAAAATGTATGGACTTCCTGGAGCTGCTTTAGCAATTTGGCATTCAGCTAGAAAAGAAAATAAAAATAAAATAGGAAGTATTATGATCTCAGCAGCATTAACTGCTTTTTTAACAGGTATTACTGAACCTATTGAGTTTTCATTTATTATTGTTGCACCTATATTATATGTTATTCATGCTGTTTTAGCCGGGTTATCTTTTCCTATATGCATTTTTCTAAATATGCGAGCAGGAACAAGTTTTTCGCATGGCTTTATAGATTTCATAGTGTTAAGCGGAAATAGTAATCATATATATCTTTTCCCAATCGTTGGAATACTTTATGGATTATTATATTATAGTATTTTTTACCTATTCATAGTCCATTTGAATCTAAAAACACCAGGACGAGAAGAAGATAAAAATACTATTTTGTTTAAAAGTAATATTGAAATGGCACCATATATTATTAAAGCATTAGGAGGTAAAAATAACATTAAAAATTTAGATGCGTGTATAACTAGACTAAGAATTACAGTTTTAGAAATATCAAAAGTTAACCAAAAAGATTTGAAGAATCTTGGTGCAGCAGGAATAATCATTTCAGGATCAGGAATACAAGCTGTTTTTGGTACTAAATCTGAAAATATTAAAACTGCTATAGATGAATATATACAAAAAATGCTATAAAATTTTTACATTTAAAAAATCAAGGAATTTTAATTATGAAGGATGAATCTATTTTTAAGAAAATTATTAATAAAGAATTAACAGCTAGTATAATTTATCAAGATAAAATAGTCACCGCTTTCAAAGATATAAAACCAAAAGCACCAATACATATATTAATCATACCTAATATTTTCATTTCATCATCAAATGATATTGATGAAAAAAATAAAGATATTTTAGCTCATATGTTTTATATTGCTGTACAAATTGCAAAAAAAAAGAAAATTAGTGAGAAAGGATATCGAATAATTATTAATTGCAACAAAGATGGAGGACAAGAAATAAATTATCTTCATATGCATTTGTTAGGAGGAAAAAAATTAAGACCATTATCCTAATGATGTTTTATCATCAAATATTTTTTTATATAAAAAAATAATATATGACATAGTTCTTTTTTTTCAAATTTAAGGATGAAATTTTATTAAATACTTAATACTTATATTTTTCACGTTTTTTTTTATTAATAATTGTTCATTTTTTAATAATTTTAAAAAAAATTTGACAAAAACAAAAAATGTCTCGTTGAACTTTGACGCTACGATAGATAATATTATTGAAGAATTATTAAATTCTAAAAATATATTTATCTCTTATAAAACCTCATTTTTTGTTGATTTATTAAGAAATAAATCTAGTCTTATCATAGACGAAAAAAGAATCACAGATTTAATAAAAAATAAAATTACTAAACATACTAATAAAATTTATTTTTTTGAAAAAAAAGTTATTGATAAAAACAAAATTAAATTAGGGTTATCAGATTTAGAAGATGCATTAGATACTAGTACTGCAATGCTATTATGTCGTAATAATCATATAAAATATTATCTCCATAGCTCTGTACTTGAAGAACAAGATTTTTTTTTGTTAAAAATACAATTGATACTAGTTAGAACAGGAGAAATAGTTTTTGGAAAAACAGAAAAATTTTACTGGTAATGGGTATAAAAAAATCTATTTTTTTATAAAAATTTTTTATTTTTACTAAGAGTAGCGCTTTCTACTGAAATTGACATCATTAAAATATTATTTTTTTAATATACAAAAATAAATTTTTTATTTATAGATCAGTAGAAAGTTCTAACTCTTAATCAGGCAAAACATTATATAAAATTTTTAATTCCATTTAAAAAATATATTTTCTAAATATATTAAAACTGATACACTATTCCTGCACCAATTATATTATCTGTAGGTATTTTATCTCTTTCAATAGATTTATGATTATTCTTTAATAAATTAATTTTATAATTCATATATGTAGAAATATTTTTATTAAATTCATAACGAGTAGAAATATTGATTTCTTTAGCTAATTCTAAAGCATTATTAGATGCATCTTTTAAATCTGAATTTGTTTGTTGTCCCTTAGAATCTAAATAACTTAATGAAGGGTGAAATCCAGAATGAAAATTATATTCTGCAATAGCTTCAATGTTTTCTGTCGTCTGTATATATGGTTCACTAGATGAATCATGATTTTCACGAATACTAAACTGTATTGGTAAATGACTTCCTACACCATAAAAAGCTGCAATATATAAATCGTTAGCATCATATTTAAAACCTAATCCATATACATCTACAGACGAAAGTTTTTTATTTTTATTCGTATCAGAATTTAATTTTTCAGAAGAAAAAAAAGAACCTACAGCAGTAAGTCCTGTATCACTTTCATATTTTAAAGAAGCACCCCAACCCGCACCATTTTTTTGGTGTACTGCTCTATTTTCTACTGCATCTTGATATTGTAATGCAATACTAATTCCATCTAATAAACCAAAAAAATTGTCATTTCTATAAGTTAGTAAACTATTACTTCTACCTATCATATAATTATCATTACTAGAAAATACACTTTCTTTAACAATATACGGCATATGATTTGTTAATGATTGAGCATCATGTAAAATACCATAATTACGACCATAATCTATTGAACCCCAATTACCATATTTGAAACCAGCATATCCTAAACGCATAGAATTAGTTTTTTGTTTATCAAATGTTTCTTCTGGTATCGTAAGATCAGTATTATATTCAATATTTGCATAGCTCAAAAGTTGATCAGTAATATTGATTTCTCCTGATAAACCTAAAATAGCATTAGTATGATCATGATGAGATTTAATCTTTGTAGATAAAAATCCATGAGACAATTCATGTTTAGGATTAATACTACCATGTAATTCTAATTTATTACCATTTTTATTAAAAATTTCTACAGCATTAGCTCCATTACTAGCTGCTAATAACATTGGTATTACAATTGCTAAAGATTTACGATTTGTCATAATTTTTTATACTACCTTTTTAGTAAATATAATTTAAATGAATATCGATTTGTATTTGAATAAAATAAATATTATCTTTTTTTATCTTATTTATGGATATAAAATTATTATAATCAAAAATTTGTTTATTAAAAATTTGAACAGAAATCTTAACTAAAAATGTGCATTGTTTACTGTACGTGGAAATGGAATAATGTCTCTTATATTTGATATTCCAGTAATATAAGAGATTAATCTCTCGAAACCTAGTCCAAAACCTGAGTGTGGTACTGTACCATATCGGCGAAGATCTCTATACCACCAATAATCTTCTTTTTTTAATCCTAATTCTAATAAACGTTGATCTAAAACTAATAAACGTTCTTCGCGTTGAGAGCCACCTATTAGCTCTCCAAT
The sequence above is a segment of the Buchnera aphidicola str. G002 (Myzus persicae) genome. Coding sequences within it:
- the tmk gene encoding dTMP kinase; this encodes MIKNKFIVIEGLEGAGKTHACIYIKNTLNKYNIKNVILVRQPGSTPIAEEIRNLIKKNFNTEDFTKETELLLMYAARIQLVKKIIQPALKRGMWVISDRHDLSSLAYQGGGLGIQEKKIIQLKNLFLRGFIPDLTIYLDVFPKIGLKRALNRNSLDRIERRKLEFFKKTRKIYLKNTQSDQKIIKINANLNINTVQKNIKKKILNWLKQQII
- a CDS encoding DNA polymerase III subunit delta' C-terminal domain-containing protein — protein: MKLYPWLLKPYNNIIQQYQIKKAHHAILIKTSKGMGVSKLIWFISKWILCLDPIGTNFCNKCHGCKLMSIQNHPDWHYCKSKNNDLFNIDEMRIINEKIFKCSQQGGSKIIFFPDTEKLTESAVNAFLKTLEEPPNNTWFFLVNYNNLSLHYTLNSRCLIYKLFVPNEKDSLTWLKKSTKKKDKSCLTSLRINQGSPIYAKKFINSQIWIERINFYKCLFHACQNRNLLKILPILNNKNSIVYINWICFLLLDSIKFSFNQKEYLTNLDQIELIEFFSDNYKTIILDVSIRTWMKCRYRLLNISGINHELLLLEQLLKWEKILNFIFKI
- a CDS encoding TatD family hydrolase — translated: MFLIDSHCHFDRLNYDLLHTNIEDVLKKSFNNDVKKFLTVSTSINNFYKINQLCKKNISILYSCGVHPLNCQKEIINFNTIEKITEKIEKLSSIPRVIAIGETGLDYHYSSENKNIQKKFFRKHIRTAIKLKKPIIVHSRNAMDDTIQILKEENAEICTGILHSFNDNYHSVSKLLDIGFYISFSGIITFKNSIELRSIIKKIPLERLLIETDSPYLTPVPYRGQENQPAYLLEIAKTISILKKINIEKISQMTTDNFHRLFNL
- the ptsG gene encoding PTS glucose transporter subunit IIBC; the encoded protein is MFKNTFANLQKVGKSLMLPVSVLPIAGILLGIGSAHFSLLPDIVSQIMAQTGSSVFNNMPLIFAIGVALGFTKNDGVAALAAVVAYGILTQTLFLVEPIILHTTIDVIKDNHLTDTGILGGIIAGAISAYMFNKFYRIQLPEYLGFFAGKRFVPIISGLSAILIGLILSIIWPPIGHGIQIFSKWAAYQNPILAFALYGLVERALVPFGLHHIWNVPFQMQIGEYTNSIGQVFHGDIARYMAGDTTAGNLSGGFIFKMYGLPGAALAIWHSARKENKNKIGSIMISAALTAFLTGITEPIEFSFIIVAPILYVIHAVLAGLSFPICIFLNMRAGTSFSHGFIDFIVLSGNSNHIYLFPIVGILYGLLYYSIFYLFIVHLNLKTPGREEDKNTILFKSNIEMAPYIIKALGGKNNIKNLDACITRLRITVLEISKVNQKDLKNLGAAGIIISGSGIQAVFGTKSENIKTAIDEYIQKML
- a CDS encoding histidine triad nucleotide-binding protein — encoded protein: MKDESIFKKIINKELTASIIYQDKIVTAFKDIKPKAPIHILIIPNIFISSSNDIDEKNKDILAHMFYIAVQIAKKKKISEKGYRIIINCNKDGGQEINYLHMHLLGGKKLRPLS
- a CDS encoding porin, producing the protein MTNRKSLAIVIPMLLAASNGANAVEIFNKNGNKLELHGSINPKHELSHGFLSTKIKSHHDHTNAILGLSGEINITDQLLSYANIEYNTDLTIPEETFDKQKTNSMRLGYAGFKYGNWGSIDYGRNYGILHDAQSLTNHMPYIVKESVFSSNDNYMIGRSNSLLTYRNDNFFGLLDGISIALQYQDAVENRAVHQKNGAGWGASLKYESDTGLTAVGSFFSSEKLNSDTNKNKKLSSVDVYGLGFKYDANDLYIAAFYGVGSHLPIQFSIRENHDSSSEPYIQTTENIEAIAEYNFHSGFHPSLSYLDSKGQQTNSDLKDASNNALELAKEINISTRYEFNKNISTYMNYKINLLKNNHKSIERDKIPTDNIIGAGIVYQF